The DNA window GATGATTGTGTGTGTCCATTttgcctgcagggctgggatcCTCGCCACCAAGCCGGGAGGAGAAGTGGTGTATTCTACATGCTCCCTCTCTCCGCTGCAGAATGAGTATGTGATCGAGAGAGCCATAGAAATTGCAGAAACCGAGTTTAACATCAGTACGCGTGTCGAGGACTTGAGCCACTTCAGGGTGCTCTTCCAGGacacattttccttcttctcagaCTGCCGGCTGGGGGAGCTTGTGCTGCCTCACCTCACAGCCAACTTTGGACCTATGTATTTCTGCAAATTATGTCGGATGTAGAAGCGGGTGACAGACTGTCTGCAGGTCCCTCTTCTTGGAGGTAGCGTTGTCCTGCAGGAGATGATCAAGGATAGCAGCAGTCATGTACAGAGACTCCTGCTGGAGTCCTAATTTTAGCTGTACTTGCACAAGCCAGTCAATGAGCTCAGCACGCTTGTTCCCATTGATTTCCTGGGCAGCCAGGTATTTGGATCTGGCAGGAAATACTCTACATCtccaagggaagaaaagctgctttatatttatttttctttttaaaatatctcaaaggAAATCTGCTTTTTTACTGCGGGTAGGGAGAATAAATGAGAAAGACCTGCTGTGGAGTCTCCTGCCTGTTTATCTGTTTGAGTTTGGGTGTTAATgtaggaaagagagaggagttTTATCAGAAGGAGCAATTCATTTGTCTGTCTTGGGATGGAGTAAATCACCCTATGCAGATATTGCTCTCCTATCTGCTTTGATCCTACATGAGTGTGTTTGGGTTAATAAACGCCATCTGGAGATCTTAGTCTTTCTGTCCACAGAAATGAGCTGCATCTGTCTCTGCTTATCTCCTACCTTCAGAAAGAGCAGTCTGAGGTCCTGGAATAAGAGGTTCCTAAGAATACTGCTGCTGTGAAGTTGGAAATGTGCTTGGGATGCGTGAAGTGTGGTGGTGGAAAGAGTTTGGTACTGTGGAAACCCAGTGACTGTTGCCATCCCTCATGGATAGGAAAGCTGTGATTGAGAGGGAAGATATGAACACTCCCAGGTGTGTTTAGATGCCTTTTAATGTCCAGTGGGAAGGTGTTTGTATGATTTTGAGTAATAACTATGCACTGATACCATAGCCATGGGTGAAGGATTACTGGAGTTGATGATAAAAGTTGCCTTAATAGCTacgcttttatttttgtgagtgAAATACAGTGACGAGGAGGGTAGATACAGCTGTGTCCATCGTTCCAGGAAGGTGCAGCTCAGGTTTGTTATCATCTGAACCCTATTTAAGCCCGTCCTGCCCTCTGCATCACATCTTGGTACCTTACAGGATCTGCGTATTGGCAAGGAAGGGGGTCAGGAAgcagcttttccttcctcttcctctccttgctGTCATCTCTCCACTGCCTGTTGCCAAAGAGAAGTCATGTAGTGCTGTCCCTGTTGCTTCACCGCTGGCCCTACAGGCGTGAGATTGTGGAGGCTACACCGCTCTCTTCTCTTGGCTGAGGGTCTCCACCTCCTTCATGAAGCGGAGGCACAGCTCCTCTTGCCAGGGCAAGGCCACGCACTGCACGGCCACgggcagccccacagctcctgccacaGCCTGCAGCGGGGACAGAAGCAGGGAGGAGTCACAGGGGGGGTTCAAACCTCCAGCAGCTTTTGGAAACTTAGTTCAGGCACCCGTCTCATGATGGAGACAGGGAGGTTGGAGGCTGAGCCCTGCTATTCAAGCAACTTTAGGGCACTGGAGCAAAGGGAAGGCTCTTGCTGTTCTCACAATGGAAACAGTTGACAAATCTTGGGCAACTTGTTTAAAAATCTCCCCCACGCCCCAGCCAGTTCTGCTTTGGGCTGTAATGCAGCTGGACCCCTTTTCCTTCAGCATCCTCATTCCTGATCCATGCTCCACTGGGAGCCTGGGACTGAATGGCCTcgagttctgccaggggaggttcaggctggacatcagaaaaaattttttcatgggaagggtcattgggcactggcagaggctgcctaggggagggggttgagttgccttccctgggggtgtatGAAAGGcaagtggacgaggtgctgagggacatggtttagtgattgataggaatggttggacctgatgaccCTGTGGGTCTTtaccaacctggtgattctgtgatgaagGTGTcatggaggaggaagaaaatgtaGTGCAGTGGCTGTCACAAGGACCTACTGGAAGAAGCCCTGCTGCATGTCTTCTTTCTGGTTTCAGTGTATAATCCAGCCTTGGGGTGTTCCCCTAGTCCCCCACAGCTTAGTGACACATTTTATGGGGCTTGGGAGAAAAGGCATTTGCCAGGGGTATACAATGaagaagtacatttttttttgctctgtgcCCACATTGACGGAGATGTTTTGGAGCCCCCGATTTCAGTGACACTATCACTTGAACATCCATCAGCAGTCTCTGCTCTACCACTTTCTGTTTTGCATACCTGTTTCAGTGTCCGGTCCCAGGGGTCATCATAGCATCCTCGGTAAATCTTCAGCTCTTCCTCATCAGCTTCTGTCACCCTGCTGACAGGTACAACCCCAGCAGGGAAGTTCAAGACGTTATACAGCATTGTGGAGGAGATGGCAGCTGggagaaacagaagagacaaTACACATAGCTACAGCCTCCTGTCTTCCTTCAAACTTACACTTTACATGCTCCTTGAAACCTCTGAGAACCTGCTGCTTCTGGAAGAAGAGGTTGCATAGGGCTGGTCATCTGCAGGTCCAAGTTCTACTGCAAGAAACAACTATCACTAGATCACTTCATGCATGTGTCTGTTTCCATCTGCTCAGAAAGCTTTACAGtagttatttcttcttcttaacACCCATAAAATGCCTAGGTGGGTGGTGAAGCTCTGTGGTAAGGGATGTGTCCATCCAGTCTCAACCACTGTGGGCTTCTGCCCCTCCCAGGAGGTCCCCCAGTCACTTACTGAGGAGTTTCCCAGGGTATCCTGTGGTGAAGGCAGGGCCCAGGACAGGGCACAGCATAACGTCCAGCTGCAGTTCCCTCCACCGGGCGATAAACTCGGTGCGGTACACctgggggaggagagaggacagGGCATGGAGGCCACGTTCATGCCCAAGGTATCTCAGCTTCTCCAGGGTACGCacagtcacttgggagaagaggccacctccctgctctccacaacatcctttcaggtagttgtagagagcaatgaggtctcccctcagcctccacttctccaggctaaacaatcctttcttctgtgcctttccctctgcctccccagcacccctctGCACGTATCCTTCCTTAACTGATGACATAAAGCTGCAACTCACAGCATGATGTCAGAGAGAAAAGCCCTCAAGACATACCTGTATTTGATGGTGATGATTCCACATCTCCTTCACTGATCTGCAAATGGAAATTGTAGCAACGCATTTTAGAGGAGGAGGGATTGCTTAATTAATCCTCCAGGTTTATAAGCCCTGGTGATTTAGCAATTATTGAAACAATACATCTTTCCCAATTTCTCTAAAGTTTCCTCTGGCATTTGGCCAAGCAATTAAGCAACAAATGTCTGGAAGTGGTAGAGATAAGGCTTCTCTTGTGAGCCTGGATTTAATACTCATTTCTGCTACACAGGCTTCCTCTATGACCTTATCCCTCAAAATCCCTCAGTGCTTTCAGGATAACATCAGGGGCAGCACAACACTGGGTAGATATGTTCCTGAAGGCTGAAGCCCAGCATGAATCCTGTCCTCTCACACCACCGTTGACATTTGGAGGAGAAAGTACCAATCATCTCCATAGACATCCCTGGGGGTGATGCTGTCTCACCTCATTCCACTCAAGGCACTCAGATAGTCGGCCAGGCGGGGAAACTGGAATGGCAAGAGGTTTTTGTTAGAGATATGGCATGGGGATGCAGGAAATCACCAGTCCTGTACCAACTCTGTCCCTGTGGATGCTGCACTGAAGGTGAAAGTTGATAATTAAAAATGCTCCTCATTATTCTGGTTTTACTTTGCTTCCAAATTTTGGTTGTTGGTTCCCAACTTGTTTCTTaaagctgcagaggaggagtgCACAGACTTGAACCAAGTCACCTGTCGTTATTTTTGATAAATCAAATATTTCATAGCTTGGTGTCTCACAGAAACAGGACCACTGCAAGCACTTTGGTTGCCTCCCACTCACTGTTACCTTTTTGATCCTGTCAGATGAGAGCAGCCCAACTGGccagaaaggcagagaaaaaggaggatggaggagagaaGTCCTGCAAACAGATGCTCACCTGATGAAGGGGCTACAGTGAAGACCAGCCTTATCAATCACCAGGAGTCCCTGTGAAAATGTGGTCTTTTGGAGGCCTCCAACACAGGGACAGAGCTTCAAACTCAAGTTCCCCTCCTGCAGTAATCCTAATGCATGAACCTGTAGGAAACCAGGCCCTGCTAAGTCTAGAATTTGAAGAACCACTTGCTGTGGGTTCCACATTAATCTTTTGCAGCTCTTGGCTGGTTCTCCTCTTATACTTCGTTTCAGACTAGATAAATCCCAACAGTGGTatagaaaagacctttcaaaGAAATCCCAGTGTTTCTAGTTAAAGGCGTCTCCCAGAACTATCACGCTTTCAGACTTCACAAGGTCTTGCTGTCACCACTCTGAGCTGGAGGCAAAGGACTCACCAGAGGTTTAAGAATCAGAGCCAGCAGCTTCTTTCCCAGCCTTGGGATTTTGCAGCAATTCACCTGTGGTTTCAAGTTTGGATCTACAATATCTCCTGTGCTGAGAGATGACAAGAGGAGGTGGGTCATGCCAACAGAAGCTGTCTACCCTTTCTCAGAAATGTGAGTATCTTCCATTTGAAAGAGGAAGAGACAGGCTCCTTTTACCCATGCATTGTGCTCGTGGGCTGGGAGATAAAGGTGTTTTACAGCACTGCTGCCAGAGAGCTCCTACTTACAACACATCCAACCAAGCACGGCCTCCATCAGcaaaaaaagtcttcaaaaaCAGTTCAGTCATGACATAGTGAATCCGAGGTGGAGAAAAGGGCACCAGCTGCACCAAAACACAAGATTAAGTGGCAGCCTGGGGATGTGAGTAATTTTCAAGGTCTGACTGTGGCTAAACTTCAAAGGCAGAGCGGCAGCTCACTGGGCTCCATATGCTGATGGAGGCCCCAGTTCAGCCTTTTGCCAGCCCAGGCATCTCCCTGTTGGATTATTCCTCCCTGATTACAATTTGGCTCAGCTCTGAGATCTCTCCAGAACTCTTTCCTCCTCCATTCTGCTCCAGGCAGTCACTGAGCCAGGAACTGCACTAGTTTCCCTCCTGTCCCAACAAAGTCGACACCTACTTAGATATGGACTCACTTTGCTATGATGAGCATCGCTAGCATGTTTCCCCTCCCATGCCCCACAGTCCTTTTCCCTTAACAATCCAGAAAGGACAGGCGTCTCCATGGACattggggaggaaggagaaaaccACCTTTCAGAGCCCTGCTGGGGGAGGACAGACCTAGGAAATGCTGGAGCAACCTTCTAGGTTCAAATGCAGCACTTGATGGATGCTGCTGTCTGGTGGGGACCACTGCCACCAGGAGAGCAGAGACAGATTCATTACACACCTGGTCCCCTGAAGGTACAAGTTTGCTAATTGCTAGTGCTGTTTTCCCAGAGAAGGTGTGTATCTGAGTTGGGCATGTGGCTGTAGTAACTTAATCCTGTATCTCTGGTAGGTTGTTCATCCCACAAGTGGGCTTGGGCACTGCATCTAGTGATTCCAGCAGTGAGGAGCAAAGCTGGGGACACCTTAGGGAGAAAAGGGCAGTTGTGCTCACCTGGTGCCCCGCTGCCTCCAAAGCCCTCTTGGTGTCCTGCACGGCCCGCCGCATGCAAGGGGACAGTGGGAAGTAGCTGTCTGTGTCGTAGAATCCGACCCgcagaggagcagagctggagtaCACCTGGAGCAAAGAGCCACCAGCTGAACATTTCCAACACTGCTGGGGGTAGGTCTGCCCCCATGCTGAAGCCCACAGCAGAAGGGAATAGAAGATGAAGATGTTAGAGAGTAAATAActttctgttttgctgcttATTGTTTCCATAGGTTACCCTTTCCCAATGTCCACCCTCACCTTTTTCTCCAgcttcccctccatccctcccttcaGATAAAGCACAGCCGCTCAAGACCAATAGATTCAATCACTGCTACAAAAGAtagaggtggaaaaaaatctgaagttcaTCATCTGCTgcagacagagaaaggaaatgtcCTCAGTCAAGAGATGCGCTGGAGGAGTTTCTGATCCTGTCTTATCTTCCCCTAAAAATCTAGCTTTTTGCTCCTGTTGTTGCCTGCCTTCCCACGCTTTTCTGGGGTGTCTCAATCTGATAAACCACATGCCACCTGCAAAAGCCAAAAGAGTAACTACCAGGAAATTACCAGAAGGGTAATTAGCCTATATTTTGCTAATAATTATGAATTGTGCCCTCAAAGAGTTACTGGAAACCAGTACTGTAAAGATAACTGGCCCCTTAAAGAATGCATACATGGAGTGTGCAGCCCCCTCCAAAGAACCAGGGCTTGCTGACTTAAGGTCTCACCTCCTCATCaaaggggatggggggcaccGTGGGGTCCAGACGGAACATCTCCTCGCAGAGCAAGGCCTTCATGCACAAGGCGAGACTGTCCACATCCCTCGCCATTGGCCCCAGTGCACAAggaactggagagggacaagagcaaacatcCACGTTAAGCAAATGTGTGCGCCAGACCCTGTTCCACCACTCTACAAGGCTGCGTTGGGTGCAAGGGATGGTCAGCCAGTGAGACGAGAGGTTTTGAATGGTCTCTAGACAGACCTTGGTTGTCTCAGGCTTTCCTCAGCCCTAGAGGAAGACACAGGACTCTTCACAGcatacagagaaaagcaactaaAAACTCATATACCTGCCAGGATCCCACTGACTGGGTCACTCACTCCGGACAGGCTGTGGGAAGAGAAGAAGTATATTGTCATTTCAGTAAAGGCAAGATATTCTCAATATATTTGAATTGCACAGTGGGGTATCCAGTTTAGGACCCAAACCAGAAGGAAATTATTAAAAGCATTTGATTTGAGTCACGCAAACCAGAAGATTTTggtcaaaatgaagaaaaaaacgaAAACCCAACTTCAAACACTAACAAATCTTAGTTTTAGTTTAACGAAAAGTTATCCACTTCGGCATAATTTAACCATTTTAGCCCACTTTTAATTCCAGGCcagatttaaaatgaaaacatggtCATTGCCCCACAAAACCCAATAACGCTGCCTCTTGGGAGAGGTTTTGAGCAGAGCAAGCTGGCCTGTAAGaaactcccttttctttccccgCCAAGAACTCATTGAGCACCTTGCCCCTTTTGCTGACTTTGACAATTAGCAGGCTCCTTGAAGGTGGGAAGGGCAGATCCTGGCACCTACCTGAGCCTTTCAGCTGTGGGTTTGAGCCCACACAGCCCACAGAAGCTGGACGGCAGGCGGATGCTGCCACCAATATCCGAGCCGATGCCAAGGATGGAGCCTCCTCCTGCAATCAgagctccctctcctcctgagGAGCCCCCAGGGCTTTTCTGGTGGTTGAAGGGGTTTACGGTCTGGCCGAAGATTGGATTGCTGCAGTCATAGCTAGGGAGAAGAAAACCAGCAAGCAGCATGTCAGGAACTGCCTAATTCCTTGAGTTTGTTGGTTCTCCCTTGTAGTGAGCTTATGTGGCACAGCCAACCCCATCCTTCTACCCTGTAAATCTCTTGGGACATTGATCATTCCCACGAATCTCTGCTTTCACTCCCATGCACAGTACATTTGATTTCTCTTATGtcatggtggttttttttttcctctttatcttATCTGAAGACCATTTCTAGTTGAACTGAGATCACCGGCAGCTGATGGAAGGGGGACTTGTACAGGCAACATCTCAGGAGACAGGAGGGAGCTTGTCCCAGGACCTACAGGCTGGACTTTAGCTTCAGGAGCACAACTAGAGGAAAGATTTCTAATGATATATGTTACTTGAAGAGGGATTGCGGCACGTTGGTCAGTGCAAATGGGATGGCTCCCTGCTTCTTCAAAACCTTGACTAGGACGCTGTCCTCCTGCACCAGAGTGTCCAGGCATTGCACAAGCCCGCAGGTCGAGAGATGCCCCTGTAGAGGAGAGAAGTGACAACAGACACAGTCAGCGCGGTTCCCTTGCAGTTTTGGAAGGATGACCCAGTGTCCTTGGTGGGGCCAGTGGGTACTAACCCACTCCTTTTCAAGGCCTTGTATGAAGGGCCAATGACTCCCTCTCTTTCTATCCTTGGCCAGAGGGCTGCCAAACACAGAATTAAGACTTATCCTGAAGCTGTTCTTGCTCTTTTCCATGCTATTTCTCGTCCCCGGTCCAGATACAGCTTCATAGGTGCACTATCTCAGGATCAAACCTGTCCTGCTGTCTAAGTGAAGCCATCAGTGGATGTTCAGGGAGACAATATACATCCCAGACAAAAACagtgtcatttttttcagttagcgTTGGTGTTTGGGCCTTGCTTTGGGCTTAGAACCATTTTACCTGTGTTGGTAAGTCAACATGGAGGAGTCTAACAAATTCAGCTCAGGAGTGTGTGGTGAGTCCTCATCAGAGCTTTTTTGTGAGGGGGTCCCTGGTGCATCTCATGCACAGGCTCTTCTCTAAGGGGTGAGTCTACAGCACAACAGGGGTATGAATTTAACAGTTCCTGCTACTAATGACTTTCTAGAAGCTTTGCCTTGTTCTTATCCATGATACTGCAAACCTCTGAGTAGATGTCTGAGTAATGGCCCAAATAAGCAAGTAGCCCAGCCAGTGCTAACTATTCACCCCTTGTCTTTTGCTGACGGAGGCTTCTAACTGCTAGGGTTGCAGCTGCAATAAGATGTGGGGCCACAGCCAGCCAACCTTCCTGTGGTGTAAGCAGGAAGGGAATCAAGCCCCTTCTCCATTCTCTGTGTCCCACCACCTCACCACCCAGCCCAGTTCACAATACGACACTTCCCAGGCACAAAGGGAAGCACCTTGTGGCCGATGTGGTCCTTGATGCTGACTGGGATGCCGTACAGCAGCCCTTTCGCACTCTGCCGTTGTATTTCCTcgagctgctcctcacactctGGGATAAAATGTCGCAAGCAGTTTGTCTGCTGAGTCACTTCCAGGGCCTTTGCCAGACACGTGGAGGAACAGGTGTTAGTTAAGAACAGCACTGGTACGCAGCTGTAGTCAGAAGCTAGCTGAATGGCCTGGTTTCAGCTAGGAtagttaatttttcttccttcccacgctctgcctggGGGAAGGTTGTGGTTTAACTCCAGCTGGCAACTAAGTGCCATGCAGGTGCTTGCTCACTCCTTccctggtgggatgggggaaGAATTGAGAAAAAAGGCgaaacttgtgggttgagataaagacagtttaataggataGCAATGGAAgagaatatagaatcatagaatcatagaataaccaggttggaagagacccaccggatcatcgagtccaaccattcccatcaaacactaaaccatgtccctcagcacctcgtccacccgtgccttaaacccctccagggaaggtgactcaaccgcctccctgggcagcctgttccagtgcccaatgaccctttctgtgaagaattttttcctaatgttcagcctaaacctcccctggtggagcttgaggccattccctcttgtcctgtcccctgtcacttgggagaagaggccagcaccctcctctctacaacctcctttcaggtagttatagatatagatatactactactactactaaaaCAATATACAAACCAAGTGATTCACAATGTAATTACTCACCACCTGGTGGCTGATGCCCATCCCACCCCTAAGCAGTGATCCCCCCTCTCTAGCCAACTTCTCAGTTTATATACTGAGCACGATGTTTTATGGTATAGAATATCCCTTggatcagctgtcctggctatgTTCCCTTTCAACTTCTTGTGCACCTCCCCATTGGCAGAACATGGGAAACTGAGAAGTCCTTAACTTAGTAGAAAGACTACCTAGCaacaactgaaaacatcagtgtgttatcaacattattctcactCTTAGTCCCAAACATAGCACCATACCAGCTACTAAGAAGAAACTGAAACTATCCCAAGCCAAAACCAGGACACTGGGTCTTCAAAACAAAGGCTAGTGTCTTGGCATGAAGGTAACCCTCTTGCCAGAGCCTCACAACTCAAGCCATCTCAAACGACTGTTCAGTGATGGGTCTGACCCAGGAGACAGAGAGACCCctgctttttcatatttttctcctgataTCTGCTTGATATTAAAGACTTGTCATTGTCACCAGCCCACATACCATGGCACGGAGAATATAGGTGATATGCTCATCACACTGCAGACAGGCACTTACCTTCCCTAAGTAGGTGTAGAGGACAGTCTTGGGGGACAGAGACCCTTCCTGCAGTCTCTGAGTGAGTTCCAGCAGGGGCAGAGACAGGATGGCATCCCTCTGGACAGTGGGGacctgaaagagaaagatgaaggGGATGCCAAGACAGCAGCTCCAGCTACCGTTTGGCTCAGAGGGGATGAGCCTCTTAAGTTTTGCCAACATTATCAATGGATCTTGCTGATCCTGCGTGTGAGGGTTCAGACCTTGAGCTGATGAATGTTTCATCCCGAGTTTGGATGTCATGGATACGACAAAATCACAAAATCCCAGCTGTCTCTAACGGTGTAGAAGAGTTTCACACATCCATTGCAGCAGAGGACAAGGCAATACCTCACATCAGAGCCTTCCTCCTGGCACTGTAGGACTTATGTGCTGACCAAGAGGTGCTGAACAAACACCAGGCTGGGCAGAAGGTATTGAAGTTATTGCAAACAAGCATCGTGCTGGCACTTCACCCCTCAGAATAGGTACAAGCAATGTGGTCACCCTGGTCTGAGGACAAACATCTAATAGCTGAAGCCCAGCAAACTGCAAAGAAGTTATCAGGGACTCACAGGTGGGTAAGGTCTACTCCGGTGAAGACGACCAGCAGTTCTCAGTGCCACCAGCTTTTTTAAGGTATATCAtctttatgtgatttttttacatttaagaaTAAAGGTTGTAAAGATAAGTATCACTTGCAGCTCATATACTTCATCTCCAGGTATGTTATCTGAGTAAATATAGAatcattaggctggaaaagaaagatctgcctactactaaatcatgtcctcaAGAacttcatctacccaccttttaaacaacTCCTGTTCCGttgcctgacaaccctttctgtgaagaagtttttcctaatgtccaatctaacaTGAGCTGGTTTAGCCAGTATCTACTCAGAAGTGAATGGTGGTTAGAAATCAGTTGCAGTTGGAATTCAGGACCACATCCTTGCTGGTTGGGTGCTGGCCTCATCCATTCCCATGTCATGTCCTGGGTGCTCCCAGGGTACAGTGACTGCCCCATACTTCATTAGCATTAAATTAGGCCAAGAATcttctgggcagcctgctggGTGGGGACGTCTCACTTGCTGGGAACCCTAGTGCGAGCTGGTCTGAAGATTCTCCAAGACCCATCTGGAAGCCAGATTTTAAGGACAAAGATATAGTGGTGTGGACAGATGTGTAAACTTAGacttaggaaaaggaaaaagctttctTGCTTCCACCCATACAGGCAAGAGACATTTCTAGATCCCAAAAGACCTGGGTTTTAGATCAATGAAGGTCCAGTGCTTCAGCACCTGTGTTGTCCAAAACCCTCTTCCCAGAGACTAATTCACATCTCCCTGGCTGTAGACTCCCACTGCATCTCATCCAGCTTGAGGAGAGCAGTGACCTGCCTTCCTCTCAAGGCAGCCTCTCCTCTTCTTGAGGGCTGCTGGTGCATCTCCCCTGGATTCCTCATTATAAAAGCTATGGAGGCATGAGCTGGAAGGAGGAGGTGAACAATGACATCAGCAGGCACTCCAGTGGGACTCAGACCCCCCCAGAAGGATGCGTTACCTGTTCCCTGAACTGCTGCACAGCCTTTACCATTTTCCTCACACCCTCATCCCGGGTTCTTCGAgcctcttccattttcttctggatCTGCCTTTTGCCCAGCCATTTCCAGAccaccacagctgctgctgagccgCAGAGCAAGGTAAGGGCAGCAGAAAGACCCACCTCCCTCTCTGGCAGGAGCTCTTTCAGCTGTTGCTGGACCATAATGTGACCTTCtggtttccagggatggagtgagaaggaaaagcaatgcaGGAGGAGACCTTCCCTACCTCCCCAGATCTGTTCCTTCTCCCAGCACCACTGCCTCTGGTCAGAGAATAGTTTGTAAATCCAAAGCTGACCCCAGCAAAGCTGCCTTCAATGGAGCGTACAGAGGAGAATGATTGACCAGGAAATGGAAAAGGTGAAGTTTAGCCAGTGAAACTTTGGGTGTCGGGTTTATAGTGGTTTTCTGGACTGTAGGAAGTTCTCAGCTTGGGAGGAAGGGCTGTGGGATCAGCTGAACAAAAGGAGCAAGGAAATAGCTGCTCCCCTGTTTCCTGAGTGGCCTCAGAGGACaatgggagaaggggaaaaaacagcttgaaTTCACAAGACTTCCTTGCATGGGGATGGGGAATTGTATGACAGGAGGATACATACCCACTCACTCACCAAATCCCTTAGCCTATGCTGCACCATGGTGGATGGAGACCATTTCACACCTGTGGGATGGGACTCGACACTGTTGTGATGTCTGCATATACCAGAAGGAGAGGCTGTTCCATCTCACAACACAGCATATTAGCGTTG is part of the Phaenicophaeus curvirostris isolate KB17595 chromosome 8, BPBGC_Pcur_1.0, whole genome shotgun sequence genome and encodes:
- the LOC138723699 gene encoding vitamin D3 hydroxylase-associated protein-like, with amino-acid sequence MVQQQLKELLPEREVGLSAALTLLCGSAAAVVVWKWLGKRQIQKKMEEARRTRDEGVRKMVKAVQQFREQVPTVQRDAILSLPLLELTQRLQEGSLSPKTVLYTYLGKALEVTQQTNCLRHFIPECEEQLEEIQRQSAKGLLYGIPVSIKDHIGHKGHLSTCGLVQCLDTLVQEDSVLVKVLKKQGAIPFALTNVPQSLFNYDCSNPIFGQTVNPFNHQKSPGGSSGGEGALIAGGGSILGIGSDIGGSIRLPSSFCGLCGLKPTAERLSLSGVSDPVSGILAVPCALGPMARDVDSLALCMKALLCEEMFRLDPTVPPIPFDEEVYSSSAPLRVGFYDTDSYFPLSPCMRRAVQDTKRALEAAGHQLVPFSPPRIHYVMTELFLKTFFADGGRAWLDVFTGDIVDPNLKPQVNCCKIPRLGKKLLALILKPLFPRLADYLSALSGMRSVKEMWNHHHQIQVYRTEFIARWRELQLDVMLCPVLGPAFTTGYPGKLLTAISSTMLYNVLNFPAGVVPVSRVTEADEEELKIYRGCYDDPWDRTLKQAVAGAVGLPVAVQCVALPWQEELCLRFMKEVETLSQEKRAV